A window of Streptomyces sp. SAI-127 contains these coding sequences:
- a CDS encoding SGM_5486 family transporter-associated protein, with the protein MPVLDPNPQNGQKKMLLVFGSFFAIFIVIAIIATIASP; encoded by the coding sequence ATGCCAGTGCTCGATCCGAATCCCCAGAACGGCCAGAAGAAGATGCTGCTGGTCTTCGGCTCGTTCTTCGCCATCTTCATCGTCATCGCGATCATCGCGACGATCGCCTCGCCCTGA
- the serB gene encoding phosphoserine phosphatase SerB, translated as MSASQTSSSDVPTLLVKIFGKDRPGITAGLFDTLAAYSVDVVDIEQVVTRGRMVLCALVTAPPRALEGDLRATVHSWAESIKMQAEIISGLGDNRPRGLGRSLVTVLGHPLTAEATAAIAAKIAKAGGNIDRIFRLAKYPVTAVEFAVSGVATEALRTALVTDAAKLGVDVAVVAAGLHRRAQRLVVMDVDSTLIQDEVIELFAAHAGCEDEVAEVTAAAMRGELDFEQSLHARVALLEGLDASVVDKVRSEVRLTPGARTLIRTLKRLGFQVGVVSGGFTQVTDDLKDRLGLDFAQANTLEIVDGKLTGKVTGEIVDRAGKARLLRRFAAEAGVPLSQTVAIGDGANDLDMLNAAGLGVAFNAKPVVREAAHTAVNVPFLDTVLYLLGVTREEVEAADAHEED; from the coding sequence ATGAGCGCTTCGCAGACCTCGTCCTCCGACGTCCCCACCCTTCTCGTCAAGATCTTCGGGAAGGACAGGCCGGGCATCACGGCCGGCCTCTTCGACACCCTCGCCGCGTACTCGGTCGACGTGGTCGACATCGAGCAGGTCGTCACGCGTGGCCGAATGGTGCTGTGCGCGCTCGTGACCGCGCCGCCGCGCGCGCTGGAGGGCGACCTGCGGGCGACCGTCCACAGCTGGGCCGAGTCGATCAAGATGCAGGCGGAGATCATCTCCGGTCTCGGCGACAACCGGCCGCGAGGGCTGGGGCGTTCCCTGGTCACCGTGCTCGGCCACCCGCTCACCGCGGAGGCCACCGCCGCGATCGCCGCGAAGATCGCCAAGGCGGGCGGCAACATCGACCGTATCTTCCGGCTGGCCAAGTACCCGGTCACGGCCGTCGAGTTCGCGGTGTCCGGCGTGGCGACCGAAGCGCTGCGCACCGCGCTCGTCACGGACGCCGCCAAGCTCGGCGTCGACGTGGCCGTCGTCGCGGCCGGTCTGCACCGCCGGGCCCAGCGGCTCGTCGTCATGGACGTGGACTCCACGCTCATCCAGGACGAGGTGATCGAGCTCTTCGCCGCGCACGCCGGCTGCGAGGACGAGGTCGCCGAGGTGACCGCGGCCGCGATGCGCGGCGAGCTGGACTTCGAGCAGTCGCTGCACGCGCGCGTGGCGCTGTTGGAGGGGTTGGACGCCTCGGTCGTCGACAAGGTGCGCTCCGAGGTACGGCTGACGCCGGGCGCCCGCACCCTCATCCGTACACTGAAACGGCTCGGCTTCCAAGTCGGTGTCGTCTCGGGCGGATTCACCCAGGTCACCGACGATCTGAAGGACCGGCTGGGGCTGGACTTCGCCCAGGCCAACACGCTGGAGATCGTCGACGGGAAGCTGACGGGCAAGGTCACCGGAGAGATCGTGGACCGCGCGGGCAAGGCGCGGCTGCTGCGCCGGTTCGCCGCCGAGGCGGGAGTACCGCTGTCCCAGACGGTGGCGATCGGCGACGGCGCCAATGACCTGGACATGCTCAACGCGGCCGGACTCGGGGTCGCCTTCAACGCCAAGCCTGTGGTGCGGGAGGCCGCGCACACCGCGGTGAACGTGCCCTTCCTGGACACGGTGCTGTACCTGCTGGGCGTCACCCGCGAAGAGGTCGAGGCGGCGGACGCGCACGAGGAGGACTGA
- a CDS encoding streptophobe family protein, whose protein sequence is MSAETTQHRVRLPWGDILLSAIAAVSWALIGMAGAAALGLHLLEADSAASLGPMTAAVVALAAGGSVTPSGDVSAFGLTGAEAATAIEITPLGVSLVGAALLSWFFLRSLRGAGAVIAPSELLARAGSVVALFTAMMGGLAWAGHDVITIDGGALGLDKLPGAGGGGGLDIPGLGDVGDIGGLLPDQIGDLVDAKAAVGFTVDAVPTLLGGLGWSAGILLVALLASRRTPLPRGWEAVHRVVRPAVSALVTVLMVAVAAGLSAAAYAAIGDDHPKRIAGAALLGAPNGVWLGIPIGLFVPFDGRATGVLTNFLPDPLDRLLTSDSDQSVSLGRLAELDGRVWLLGVGAALMMLLAGVLTAVRTPVGVWGGRADGAAGAVGAGAGGMAGPVGGAAGSSVVGGAGAGRGWGSGSAGAAGAGSEVVRDPGALGFAGRCAVRLGIATALALPLLAWLTEVSVDASLSVLGFDAFGAGVRLRGQLGMALLLGALWGAAAGAAGALLARATGAAGSRAAGLALGDLAGGGAGAGAVGVQAAGPGGGSRYGGAGGAYQRTDGPYGSGGGPGGSGGAAYGSGAGPYASGGTAYGSGAEPYASGDTAYGSGAGPRRGRGGAREYEEGGSGAYDSGSTSHEGGMGSYRGGVGPSYDDGGSEAYEGGPGSYGGGAERYGGEAGGHGGEAGGHGGAAGPHGREADPHGREPGPHGREPGPHGREPGPHGREPGPHGREPGPHGREPGPHGREPGPHGREPGPHGREPGPHGGDAGPYEGGPGPYGGEPGPYVPGTPHRPPNPATNPYLRVPDELQGPEDARPGGEGWRGQGPENGRREPGGEGGGQAPGSEDGWRTPGRQGSGRTPRRAGSREEPGRGGPGASGMGWSGGGAPTAPGPQGAGGYGRTARADGPGSSSRPQDGPSSSPRRQDGPGGRPSQDRPGGSPRPPQDEGPPSEESSRPSDEPPRPGGSPPPDNVYGAPTMARPIDQPPRSPQRPPRQRPGGRRSSSGDEGRQSPPPPPPPPPPPPPPPGKPKGRR, encoded by the coding sequence ATGAGCGCCGAGACCACGCAGCACCGCGTCAGGCTGCCGTGGGGCGACATCCTGCTGTCCGCCATAGCCGCCGTGAGCTGGGCGTTGATCGGGATGGCGGGTGCGGCCGCGCTCGGTCTGCATCTGCTGGAGGCCGATTCCGCGGCCTCGCTGGGCCCGATGACCGCGGCGGTTGTGGCCCTTGCGGCGGGTGGTTCGGTGACACCCTCCGGCGACGTGTCCGCGTTCGGGCTGACGGGAGCGGAGGCGGCCACCGCCATCGAGATCACGCCATTGGGCGTCAGCCTGGTCGGCGCGGCGCTTTTGTCATGGTTCTTCCTCCGGTCCCTGCGGGGCGCCGGGGCGGTGATCGCGCCGTCGGAACTCCTCGCGCGCGCGGGCTCGGTGGTCGCGCTGTTCACGGCGATGATGGGCGGGCTGGCCTGGGCGGGGCACGACGTCATCACGATCGACGGGGGCGCGCTGGGGCTCGACAAGCTGCCCGGTGCGGGCGGGGGCGGGGGCCTCGACATCCCCGGGCTGGGGGACGTCGGGGACATCGGCGGACTGCTGCCCGACCAGATCGGCGACCTCGTCGACGCGAAGGCCGCGGTCGGCTTCACGGTGGACGCCGTGCCGACGCTGCTCGGCGGGCTCGGCTGGTCGGCCGGGATCCTGCTGGTCGCGTTGCTGGCGTCCCGCCGCACGCCGCTGCCGCGCGGCTGGGAGGCCGTGCACCGCGTGGTACGGCCGGCCGTGTCCGCCCTCGTGACGGTGCTGATGGTCGCGGTGGCCGCGGGGCTCTCGGCGGCGGCGTACGCGGCGATCGGCGACGACCACCCCAAGCGGATCGCGGGAGCGGCGCTGCTCGGGGCGCCGAACGGGGTGTGGCTGGGCATCCCCATCGGCCTGTTCGTCCCCTTCGACGGCAGGGCGACGGGGGTGCTGACGAACTTCCTCCCGGACCCCCTGGACCGACTCCTCACCTCGGACTCCGACCAGTCGGTGTCCCTGGGGCGCTTGGCGGAACTGGACGGGCGGGTGTGGCTCCTGGGGGTGGGGGCGGCGCTGATGATGCTGCTGGCGGGGGTGCTTACCGCTGTGCGGACGCCGGTGGGGGTTTGGGGCGGCCGGGCGGATGGGGCGGCGGGGGCGGTTGGTGCTGGGGCGGGTGGAATGGCGGGGCCGGTTGGTGGGGCTGCTGGGTCGAGTGTGGTTGGTGGGGCGGGTGCCGGGCGGGGGTGGGGTTCCGGTTCTGCGGGGGCGGCTGGGGCGGGCTCTGAGGTCGTACGGGATCCGGGGGCCCTTGGTTTCGCGGGGCGGTGTGCGGTACGGCTGGGGATCGCCACGGCTTTGGCACTGCCGTTGCTCGCCTGGCTGACGGAGGTGTCGGTGGACGCCTCGCTGTCGGTACTGGGGTTCGACGCGTTCGGCGCCGGCGTCCGACTGCGGGGGCAGCTCGGTATGGCGCTGCTGCTCGGGGCGCTGTGGGGCGCGGCGGCGGGGGCCGCGGGGGCGTTGCTGGCCCGCGCCACGGGGGCGGCGGGGTCCCGGGCGGCAGGCCTGGCACTGGGTGACTTGGCGGGGGGCGGTGCGGGGGCGGGGGCTGTGGGGGTGCAGGCGGCTGGGCCTGGCGGGGGTTCGCGGTATGGCGGTGCGGGTGGGGCGTATCAGCGGACGGATGGGCCGTATGGGAGTGGGGGCGGGCCGGGTGGGAGTGGGGGTGCGGCTTACGGGAGCGGGGCCGGGCCATATGCGAGCGGGGGCACGGCTTACGGGAGCGGGGCCGAGCCGTATGCGAGCGGGGACACGGCTTACGGGAGCGGGGCCGGGCCGCGTCGAGGTAGGGGTGGGGCCAGGGAGTACGAGGAGGGCGGGTCCGGGGCGTACGACAGCGGGTCGACGTCGCACGAAGGCGGGATGGGGTCGTACCGGGGCGGGGTGGGGCCGTCCTACGACGACGGTGGGTCCGAGGCCTATGAGGGCGGGCCTGGGTCGTATGGCGGTGGGGCGGAGCGGTACGGCGGTGAGGCGGGGGGCCACGGCGGTGAGGCGGGGGGCCACGGCGGTGCGGCGGGGCCGCATGGCCGGGAAGCGGACCCGCATGGCCGGGAGCCGGGGCCCCACGGCCGGGAGCCGGGGCCCCACGGCCGGGAGCCGGGGCCCCACGGCCGGGAGCCGGGGCCCCACGGCCGGGAGCCGGGGCCCCACGGCCGGGAGCCGGGGCCCCACGGCCGGGAGCCGGGGCCCCACGGCCGGGAGCCGGGGCCCCATGGCCGGGAGCCGGGGCCCCATGGCGGAGACGCAGGGCCCTACGAGGGTGGACCGGGGCCTTATGGCGGTGAGCCGGGGCCCTACGTCCCGGGTACGCCTCATCGGCCTCCGAACCCCGCGACGAACCCGTATCTGCGGGTGCCGGATGAGTTGCAGGGGCCTGAGGATGCGCGGCCCGGTGGCGAGGGTTGGCGAGGACAAGGGCCTGAGAACGGTCGGCGAGAACCGGGCGGTGAAGGCGGCGGGCAGGCGCCTGGGTCGGAGGACGGTTGGCGGACACCGGGCCGTCAGGGCAGTGGGCGCACGCCGCGGCGTGCGGGTAGTCGGGAGGAACCGGGGCGAGGGGGGCCGGGAGCGTCGGGCATGGGGTGGTCTGGTGGTGGGGCGCCGACCGCCCCGGGTCCGCAAGGGGCCGGTGGGTACGGGCGCACCGCGAGGGCGGACGGGCCGGGCAGCAGCTCTCGACCACAAGACGGGCCCAGCAGCAGCCCTCGACGACAGGACGGGCCCGGCGGCAGGCCTTCGCAGGACAGGCCGGGCGGCAGCCCTCGGCCGCCGCAGGATGAGGGGCCGCCTTCCGAGGAGAGCTCTCGGCCGTCCGACGAACCGCCTCGGCCAGGCGGATCGCCCCCGCCCGACAACGTCTACGGCGCCCCCACTATGGCCCGCCCGATCGATCAGCCCCCTCGTTCACCGCAACGGCCTCCCAGGCAGCGCCCGGGTGGCCGTCGATCGTCCTCCGGCGACGAGGGCCGTCAGTCGCCACCACCGCCTCCTCCCCCTCCCCCACCACCGCCGCCGCCGCCGGGGAAGCCGAAAGGGCGGCGCTGA
- a CDS encoding FHA domain-containing protein, producing the protein MPELVLEANGRTWTLDPSRSYSLGRDPQGDIVFDDARVSWRHATISWSGRGWVIEDHSSTNGTFMQGQRIHQTEIGPGTAVHLGNASDGPLLSLSGTAAPVAEPQPRQQPYVAQSANPGWAQQTPQQSPHQAPHQPPQQASQSGWPQPQQQPQPYSHQPPQKIPQQQGPGAGAGAPPVYGDRSPTTFHQFTIGRIMRIGRALENDLVVSDLQVSRNHAEFHSTPDGRMEIRDLGSHNGTYVNGQPIPKGGSTMLGPSDIVGVGHSTFRIVGDRLEEFVDTGEVTFSARHLTVTVDGGKQILKDVSFGVPEKSLIAVIGPSGSGKSTLLKALTGYRPANQGDVLYDNRNLYKQFAELRQRIGLVPQDDILHKELTVKKALKYAAKLRFPADTTGAERESRIDEVLRELKLDIHKEKKVTSLSGGQRKRVSVALELLTKPSLIFLDEPTSGLDPGMDRDVMQLLRGLADDGRTVLVVTHSVAELALCDKLLVMAPGGAVAYFGPPEEALNFFGYDTWADVFSAFENYRDYDWAGRWKGSQHYQMYAADIDAVAAQSVQLPPMQAMKPPKPQGWMGQFGTLVRRYVSVIASDKGFLALTVILPLVLGAVSLLIDFGDPLLPKPVDPRTKLPEPNSTATTVLLILAVGACFAGAANSVRELIKERVIYERERATGLSRSAYLMSKVFVLGVITILQGLMVGLIGFASRDLPKEGLVLGSATLAELCLPIMGLGFTSMMFGLIISALVKTSEKTMPLLVMFAIIQVVFTGCLFTLHGTIGVNELSYLMPSRWAVAAAGATLDFNQVNPPVKPGDSTDPLWNHTVGVWGLDMIALIAIGVICGFFVARFLRRHEPEVMRK; encoded by the coding sequence GTGCCGGAACTCGTACTGGAAGCGAACGGACGTACCTGGACGCTCGATCCGTCCAGGTCGTACAGCCTTGGACGCGATCCGCAGGGGGACATCGTGTTCGACGACGCCAGGGTCTCCTGGCGTCACGCCACGATCAGCTGGAGCGGGCGCGGTTGGGTCATCGAGGACCACAGCAGCACCAACGGCACGTTCATGCAGGGTCAGCGGATCCATCAGACGGAGATCGGCCCCGGCACGGCGGTCCACCTCGGCAACGCGAGCGACGGCCCGCTGCTGAGCCTGTCCGGCACCGCGGCCCCGGTCGCCGAGCCCCAGCCCCGGCAGCAGCCGTACGTCGCGCAGAGCGCGAACCCCGGCTGGGCCCAGCAGACACCACAGCAGTCCCCACACCAGGCCCCTCACCAGCCCCCGCAGCAGGCCTCGCAGTCCGGCTGGCCACAGCCCCAGCAGCAGCCGCAGCCGTACTCGCACCAGCCGCCGCAGAAGATCCCGCAGCAGCAGGGCCCCGGCGCGGGCGCGGGCGCGCCGCCGGTCTACGGCGACCGCAGCCCGACCACGTTCCACCAGTTCACCATCGGCCGCATCATGCGCATCGGCCGTGCCCTGGAGAACGACCTGGTCGTCTCCGACCTGCAGGTCTCCCGCAACCACGCGGAGTTCCACTCGACGCCCGACGGCCGCATGGAGATCCGCGACCTCGGCTCCCACAACGGCACGTACGTCAACGGCCAGCCGATCCCCAAGGGCGGCTCGACGATGCTCGGCCCGAGCGACATCGTCGGCGTCGGCCACTCCACGTTCCGGATCGTCGGTGACCGCCTCGAGGAGTTCGTCGACACCGGTGAGGTGACGTTCTCCGCCCGCCATCTGACCGTCACGGTCGACGGCGGCAAGCAGATCCTCAAGGACGTCTCCTTCGGCGTCCCGGAGAAGTCCCTGATCGCGGTCATCGGACCGTCCGGTTCCGGCAAGTCGACGCTGCTCAAGGCACTCACCGGCTACCGGCCCGCCAACCAGGGCGACGTCCTCTACGACAACCGCAACCTCTACAAGCAGTTCGCCGAGCTGCGCCAGCGCATCGGTCTGGTCCCGCAGGACGACATCCTGCACAAGGAGCTGACCGTCAAGAAGGCCCTCAAGTACGCGGCCAAACTCCGCTTCCCGGCCGACACCACCGGCGCCGAGCGCGAATCACGCATAGACGAGGTGCTGCGCGAGCTGAAGCTCGACATCCACAAGGAGAAGAAGGTCACCTCCCTCTCCGGCGGCCAGCGCAAGCGCGTCTCCGTGGCCCTGGAGCTGCTCACCAAGCCGTCCCTGATCTTCCTGGACGAGCCGACCTCCGGCCTCGACCCGGGCATGGACCGCGATGTCATGCAACTGCTGCGCGGCCTCGCCGACGACGGCCGTACGGTCCTCGTCGTCACCCACTCCGTGGCCGAGCTGGCCCTGTGCGACAAGCTCCTCGTGATGGCGCCCGGCGGCGCCGTCGCCTACTTCGGCCCACCCGAGGAGGCGCTGAACTTCTTCGGCTACGACACCTGGGCCGACGTCTTCTCCGCCTTCGAGAACTACCGCGACTACGACTGGGCCGGACGCTGGAAGGGCTCACAGCACTACCAGATGTACGCCGCGGACATCGACGCCGTCGCCGCACAGTCCGTACAGCTGCCACCGATGCAGGCGATGAAACCGCCGAAGCCGCAGGGCTGGATGGGCCAGTTCGGGACACTCGTGCGCCGCTATGTCTCGGTCATAGCGTCCGACAAGGGCTTCCTGGCCCTGACGGTGATCCTGCCGCTCGTCCTCGGCGCGGTGAGCCTGCTCATCGACTTCGGCGACCCGCTGCTGCCCAAGCCGGTCGACCCCAGGACCAAACTCCCCGAGCCCAACAGCACGGCCACCACCGTCCTGCTGATCCTGGCGGTCGGCGCCTGCTTCGCCGGCGCCGCCAACTCCGTCCGTGAACTGATCAAGGAACGGGTCATCTACGAACGGGAGCGCGCCACCGGCCTGTCCCGATCGGCGTACCTGATGTCCAAGGTGTTCGTGCTCGGCGTGATCACCATCCTGCAAGGACTGATGGTCGGCCTCATCGGCTTCGCCAGCCGCGATCTCCCGAAGGAGGGCCTGGTCCTCGGCAGCGCCACCCTCGCGGAGCTGTGCCTGCCGATCATGGGCCTCGGGTTCACCTCGATGATGTTCGGCCTGATCATCTCCGCGCTCGTGAAGACGTCCGAGAAGACCATGCCGCTGCTGGTCATGTTCGCGATCATCCAGGTTGTCTTCACCGGCTGTCTGTTCACCCTGCACGGCACGATCGGCGTCAACGAGCTCTCCTACCTCATGCCGTCCCGCTGGGCGGTCGCCGCCGCGGGCGCCACGCTGGACTTCAATCAGGTCAACCCGCCCGTCAAACCGGGCGACTCGACCGACCCGCTGTGGAACCACACCGTCGGCGTCTGGGGCCTCGACATGATCGCCCTCATCGCCATCGGCGTGATCTGCGGCTTCTTCGTGGCCCGCTTCCTGCGCCGCCACGAGCCCGAGGTCATGCGCAAGTGA
- a CDS encoding transglycosylase SLT domain-containing protein, whose product MPKNPFTRGHSRALTKRHKIAVAGVATLGAAAVVFSAVPGNADTTTSEATVSSAPVKYSSEQLKSRQADVSEQLAAKALQSKAAAEAKAAKAHADAKAKAAAAAAKKKAAQAAAAKKAAQARKAKEAASRAAQRAKLKAATHKSYANNLDGWIKESLDIMKAKGIPGSYNGLHRNIIRESSGNPNAINNWDINAINGIPSKGLLQVIPPTFKAYHVPGTSWNIYDPVANITAAANYAADRYGSMDNVNSAY is encoded by the coding sequence ATGCCCAAGAACCCTTTCACCCGTGGTCATAGTCGCGCGCTGACCAAGCGCCACAAGATCGCCGTCGCCGGCGTCGCCACGCTCGGTGCCGCCGCCGTCGTGTTCAGCGCGGTTCCGGGCAACGCGGACACCACGACGTCCGAGGCCACCGTCTCCTCGGCCCCGGTGAAGTACTCCTCCGAGCAGCTCAAGAGCCGCCAGGCCGACGTCAGCGAGCAGCTCGCCGCCAAGGCCCTGCAGAGCAAGGCCGCCGCCGAGGCGAAGGCAGCGAAGGCGCACGCCGACGCGAAGGCCAAGGCCGCCGCGGCCGCCGCGAAGAAGAAGGCCGCGCAGGCCGCCGCCGCCAAGAAGGCCGCGCAGGCGCGCAAGGCCAAGGAGGCCGCGAGCCGGGCCGCGCAGCGCGCCAAGCTCAAGGCCGCGACGCACAAGAGCTACGCCAACAACCTTGACGGCTGGATCAAGGAGTCCCTGGACATCATGAAGGCCAAGGGCATCCCGGGCAGCTACAACGGCCTGCACCGCAACATCATCCGGGAGTCCTCGGGCAACCCGAACGCGATCAACAACTGGGACATCAACGCCATCAACGGCATCCCGTCGAAGGGGCTGCTCCAGGTCATCCCGCCGACCTTCAAGGCGTACCACGTCCCGGGCACGTCCTGGAACATCTACGACCCGGTCGCCAACATCACCGCCGCCGCGAACTACGCGGCCGACAGGTACGGCTCGATGGACAACGTGAACAGCGCGTACTGA
- a CDS encoding S-adenosylmethionine:tRNA ribosyltransferase-isomerase, whose translation MTLAVAVPEELSARLPAEQRGPGLDRDAVRLLVSRGTAVSHHSFGELPRLLRAGDLLVVNTSPTLAAAVDGRIGHARVVVHFSTRGDDGRWAVELRDPDGRGTTRARAGGPAGTEVRLPGGGRLVLEEAVSERLWWARVCGGEVPGLLREHGRPIRYSYTERDQPLSVYQTVFALPSPDGSGSAEMPSAARPFTARLVAELVSRGVQFAPVTLHTGVASAEAHEPPYPERFSVPEASARLINAVRAGDGRVVAVGTTAVRAVESAAGADGVVRARAGWTDLVVTPERGVRVVDGLLTGLHEPEASHLLMLEAVAGRAAIDRGYEEALRRLYLWHEFGDVHLLLPDGDPHAEHCSSNCQ comes from the coding sequence ATGACACTCGCGGTGGCCGTACCGGAGGAGCTGTCGGCGCGGTTGCCCGCCGAGCAGCGCGGGCCGGGGCTCGACCGGGACGCCGTACGGCTGCTGGTGTCGCGGGGTACGGCGGTGTCGCACCACTCGTTCGGGGAGCTTCCGCGGCTGTTGCGGGCCGGGGACCTGCTCGTCGTGAACACCTCTCCCACGCTGGCCGCGGCCGTCGACGGGCGGATCGGGCACGCGCGTGTGGTGGTGCACTTCTCCACGCGCGGGGACGACGGTCGGTGGGCGGTCGAGCTGCGGGATCCAGACGGGAGGGGGACCACGCGTGCGCGTGCGGGAGGGCCCGCGGGGACGGAGGTGCGGCTGCCCGGGGGCGGACGGCTGGTCCTGGAGGAGGCGGTGAGCGAGCGTCTGTGGTGGGCGCGGGTGTGCGGCGGGGAGGTTCCCGGGCTGCTGCGGGAGCACGGGCGGCCCATTCGTTACTCCTATACGGAGCGGGACCAGCCCTTGTCCGTCTATCAGACGGTGTTCGCGCTGCCGTCGCCCGACGGGTCGGGCAGTGCGGAGATGCCCAGTGCGGCACGGCCCTTCACCGCGCGGCTGGTGGCGGAGCTGGTGAGCCGGGGTGTGCAGTTCGCGCCGGTCACGCTGCACACGGGGGTGGCCTCGGCGGAGGCGCACGAGCCGCCGTATCCGGAGCGGTTCTCGGTGCCGGAGGCCTCCGCGCGGCTGATCAACGCGGTGCGGGCCGGGGACGGCAGGGTCGTCGCCGTCGGGACGACCGCTGTACGGGCCGTGGAGTCGGCCGCCGGGGCCGACGGGGTCGTACGCGCGCGTGCGGGATGGACGGATCTCGTCGTGACCCCGGAGCGCGGGGTGCGGGTGGTGGACGGGCTGCTGACCGGGCTGCACGAGCCGGAGGCCTCGCATCTGCTGATGCTGGAGGCGGTCGCGGGGCGGGCGGCGATCGACCGCGGTTACGAGGAGGCGCTGCGCCGGCTCTACCTGTGGCACGAGTTCGGGGACGTGCATCTCCTCCTCCCGGACGGGGACCCTCACGCAGAGCATTGCTCCAGCAACTGCCAGTGA
- a CDS encoding SDR family NAD(P)-dependent oxidoreductase, translated as MPVAIITGASKGLGRALAEALAARGWDLVLDARTAEVLQETAAAVAGRGTRVTALPGDVTDPAHRSELVAAAWRLGGVDLLVSNASALGAEPLARLEELSLDGLRRALEVNVVAALGLVQEALPLLRASESGTVVTVSSDAAAEAYETWGGYGASKAALDHLAAVLGEEEPRLRVWAVDPGDMATDLYTAAVPDDGDPRPEPASVVPAFLRLLDERPASGRYGAPSLLEGR; from the coding sequence ATGCCGGTAGCGATCATCACGGGGGCCTCGAAGGGGCTGGGACGGGCGCTCGCCGAGGCCCTGGCGGCGCGGGGCTGGGACCTGGTGCTCGACGCGAGGACGGCGGAGGTCCTGCAGGAGACGGCGGCCGCTGTCGCCGGGCGCGGCACCCGGGTGACGGCTCTGCCCGGGGACGTGACGGACCCGGCGCACCGCTCGGAGCTGGTGGCCGCGGCCTGGCGGCTCGGTGGTGTGGATCTGCTGGTGAGCAATGCGAGCGCGCTGGGTGCCGAGCCGCTGGCCCGGCTCGAGGAACTGTCCCTGGACGGGCTGCGCCGCGCGCTGGAGGTGAATGTGGTGGCCGCGCTGGGGCTGGTCCAGGAGGCGCTGCCGCTGTTGCGGGCGTCGGAGTCCGGCACGGTGGTCACGGTGAGTTCGGACGCCGCCGCCGAGGCGTATGAGACGTGGGGCGGCTACGGGGCGTCGAAGGCCGCCCTGGACCACCTCGCGGCGGTGCTGGGCGAGGAGGAGCCGCGGCTGCGGGTGTGGGCCGTCGATCCCGGGGACATGGCGACGGACCTGTACACAGCGGCCGTACCGGACGACGGGGATCCGCGGCCGGAGCCGGCGAGCGTGGTGCCGGCCTTTCTGCGGTTGCTGGACGAGCGGCCGGCGAGCGGCCGCTACGGGGCGCCCTCGCTGCTGGAGGGGCGATGA
- a CDS encoding GAF domain-containing sensor histidine kinase, which translates to MSQGPRSGLAAVSSALLAMSRHLEVRDVLKTIVASARELLDAQYAALGVPDDHGGFAQFVVDGVSDAQWKAIGPLPRQHGILAAMLHEATPERLADVRKDPRFEGWPSAHPDLIDFLGLPIRDGDEVIGALFLANKNCPRQEGSCGFTEEDEELLSILAQHAAIALTNARLYERSRELTIAEERSRLAHELHDAVSQKLFSLRLTAQAAAALVDRDPTRAKDEMQQVATLAAEATDELRAAVVELRPAALDEDGLTATLRTHVQVLDRAHTARVTFAARSFRALPAAQEEAMLRVAQEALHNALRHSGAAHVDVTVDRRGGGAVLRVTDDGSGFDPQSIRRAGRHLGLVSMRDRTSGVGGTLTVESAPGKGTTIEMEVPGG; encoded by the coding sequence ATGAGTCAAGGCCCCCGGTCCGGCCTCGCCGCGGTGAGCTCCGCGCTGCTGGCCATGAGCAGACACCTCGAGGTGCGCGACGTCCTCAAGACGATCGTGGCCTCGGCCCGCGAGCTGCTCGACGCGCAGTACGCCGCCCTCGGCGTCCCCGACGACCACGGCGGCTTCGCCCAGTTCGTGGTCGACGGTGTCAGCGACGCCCAGTGGAAGGCCATCGGCCCCCTCCCGCGCCAGCACGGCATCCTCGCCGCGATGCTGCACGAGGCCACCCCCGAGCGCCTCGCCGACGTCCGCAAGGACCCCCGCTTCGAGGGCTGGCCGTCCGCCCACCCCGACCTGATCGACTTTCTGGGCCTGCCGATCCGCGACGGCGACGAGGTCATCGGCGCGCTCTTCCTCGCCAACAAGAACTGTCCCAGGCAGGAAGGCAGCTGCGGCTTCACCGAGGAGGACGAGGAACTGCTCTCGATCCTCGCCCAGCACGCCGCGATCGCCCTGACCAACGCCCGCCTGTACGAACGCAGCCGGGAGCTCACGATCGCCGAGGAGCGCTCCCGGCTGGCCCACGAACTGCACGACGCGGTCAGCCAGAAGCTCTTCTCCCTGCGCCTGACCGCCCAGGCCGCCGCCGCCCTCGTCGACCGCGACCCCACCCGGGCCAAGGACGAGATGCAGCAGGTGGCCACGCTCGCCGCCGAGGCCACCGACGAACTGCGCGCCGCCGTGGTCGAGTTGCGCCCCGCGGCCCTGGACGAGGACGGCCTGACCGCCACCCTCCGTACCCACGTCCAGGTCCTGGACCGCGCTCACACCGCGCGCGTGACCTTCGCCGCCCGCAGCTTCCGCGCGCTGCCCGCGGCCCAGGAGGAGGCCATGCTCCGCGTGGCCCAGGAGGCCCTGCACAACGCACTGCGGCACTCGGGCGCGGCCCACGTCGACGTGACCGTGGACCGGCGCGGCGGCGGAGCCGTCCTGCGCGTGACGGACGACGGCAGCGGCTTCGACCCGCAGTCGATACGCCGAGCCGGACGCCACCTCGGTCTGGTCTCCATGCGGGACCGCACCAGCGGGGTCGGCGGCACGCTGACCGTGGAATCGGCGCCCGGCAAGGGCACCACGATCGAGATGGAGGTACCCGGTGGCTGA